In Bacteroidota bacterium, a single genomic region encodes these proteins:
- a CDS encoding 6-carboxytetrahydropterin synthase — protein MVYITRKEHFNAAHKLWKADWSDEKNLEVFGKCANPNWHGHNYNLYVTVKGNPNPDTGFVVDLKALSTLIKTCIVDQLDHKNMNLDVPFMSGKMASTEILTVEIWKQLEYKISGLGCKLHSIRVFETENNSAEYFGE, from the coding sequence ATGGTATATATAACGCGAAAAGAGCACTTTAATGCAGCCCACAAATTGTGGAAGGCCGACTGGAGCGATGAAAAAAATTTGGAAGTGTTTGGAAAATGCGCCAATCCTAATTGGCATGGACATAATTACAATTTATATGTCACCGTGAAAGGCAATCCGAATCCTGACACCGGTTTTGTGGTGGATTTAAAAGCCCTAAGCACACTAATAAAAACATGCATCGTGGATCAACTCGACCATAAAAACATGAACCTTGATGTGCCATTTATGTCAGGAAAAATGGCCTCAACCGAAATTTTGACAGTAGAAATTTGGAAACAATTAGAATACAAAATCAGCGGCTTAGGCTGTAAACTCCACTCGATACGCGTGTTTGAGACCGAAAACAATTCGGCAGAGTATTTTGGGGAATAA
- the mqnB gene encoding futalosine hydrolase, which yields MYILVVSATRKEIEPVVARMNLEQQIIPSRLTRYNFLNHSVDVLITGVGILPSSFWLGKILSNGNYDFAINCGVAGSFSNALTLGEVVNITEDYLIEMGAENDAQFISLDAMQLIDAKDFPYTALGVKSTYDFENPALANIKKVNGITVNKVHGNTASIHRDMALYHSLHGKPVVTESMEGAAFLFACIQEKVPCVQLRAISNYVEKRNTDTWKLDIAIKNSCEKVLEVMSSYADEN from the coding sequence ATGTATATATTAGTAGTGAGTGCTACCCGAAAAGAGATTGAGCCGGTGGTAGCGAGAATGAATTTGGAGCAACAAATAATCCCTTCGCGCTTGACGCGTTATAATTTTTTAAATCATTCGGTAGATGTGTTGATTACCGGGGTTGGCATTTTACCCAGTTCCTTTTGGTTAGGAAAAATTTTGAGTAATGGGAATTACGATTTTGCCATAAATTGCGGGGTTGCCGGAAGTTTCAGCAATGCGCTCACTTTGGGCGAAGTAGTGAATATTACAGAGGATTACTTAATTGAAATGGGAGCGGAAAACGATGCTCAATTTATTTCTTTGGATGCCATGCAACTCATCGACGCAAAGGATTTTCCATACACCGCATTGGGAGTTAAAAGCACCTATGATTTCGAAAATCCGGCGCTGGCAAACATTAAAAAGGTAAATGGAATTACCGTGAATAAAGTGCATGGAAATACTGCAAGTATACATCGCGATATGGCGCTTTACCATTCACTGCATGGCAAGCCGGTTGTAACCGAAAGCATGGAAGGAGCTGCATTTCTATTTGCTTGTATTCAAGAAAAAGTGCCATGTGTGCAGTTGCGTGCCATATCCAATTATGTAGAAAAAAGAAACACCGATACGTGGAAGTTGGATATTGCAATAAAGAATAGCTGTGAGAAAGTGCTGGAAGTGATGAGTTCTTACGCAGATGAGAACTAA
- a CDS encoding 1,4-dihydroxy-6-naphthoate synthase, translating into MNTTLQLGFSPCPNDCFIFDALIHHKIDTEGLTFEVLMEDVESLNRKAFSALSEKENSLLHITKLSYHSYAYLTKPYVLLDAGSALGNNCGPLLVSKKNYAATDVDALKIAIPGKYTTANFLLSLAFPKALNKTELVFSAIEDAVLNSEFNAGLIIHENRFTYEAKGLKKIMDLGEYWETQTQLPIPLGGIVIQRNLPEALKQKVNRLVRKSVEFAFENPDSSEEFVAQHAQEMSLEVRNKHINLYVNEYSIDLGNKGRMAVKLLFDMAMQVGVIKNLDEDIFLN; encoded by the coding sequence TTGAATACAACGCTGCAACTAGGTTTCTCACCCTGCCCAAACGATTGCTTCATTTTTGATGCCTTAATACATCACAAGATTGATACAGAAGGCTTAACATTTGAGGTGCTAATGGAGGATGTTGAAAGCTTGAACCGTAAGGCTTTTTCCGCTTTAAGCGAGAAGGAAAACTCCTTGCTGCACATTACCAAACTGAGCTATCATTCTTATGCCTATCTCACAAAGCCCTATGTTTTGTTGGATGCAGGTAGTGCTTTGGGTAATAATTGTGGTCCATTACTTGTTTCCAAAAAAAATTACGCTGCCACGGATGTTGACGCACTGAAAATTGCGATTCCCGGAAAATATACAACCGCCAACTTTTTGCTTTCATTGGCCTTTCCAAAAGCCTTGAATAAAACGGAACTGGTTTTTTCAGCCATTGAAGACGCTGTTTTAAATTCGGAATTTAATGCCGGTTTAATAATACATGAAAACCGTTTTACATACGAAGCAAAAGGCTTAAAGAAAATAATGGATTTGGGGGAATATTGGGAAACACAAACCCAACTTCCTATACCACTTGGAGGCATTGTGATTCAACGAAATTTACCTGAAGCACTGAAACAAAAAGTGAACCGTTTAGTTCGTAAAAGTGTAGAATTTGCTTTCGAAAACCCTGATTCGAGCGAGGAGTTTGTTGCACAGCATGCACAAGAAATGAGTTTAGAAGTAAGAAATAAACACATAAATTTGTATGTGAATGAGTATTCGATCGACTTGGGTAATAAGGGACGTATGGCAGTTAAATTGCTATTTGATATGGCAATGCAAGTGGGTGTAATTAAAAATTTGGACGAAGATATATTTTTGAATTAG
- a CDS encoding UPF0175 family protein yields MKKLTLNFPDTFDMDEKEIVNALAAQLYDIGKLSLGQAADLAGLSKRKFMESLANFGVSVFNYPVEDLAHDIAHAKNHHS; encoded by the coding sequence ATGAAAAAGTTAACTCTTAATTTTCCGGACACATTTGATATGGATGAAAAGGAAATTGTAAATGCTTTAGCTGCTCAACTTTATGATATTGGTAAACTATCCTTAGGTCAGGCTGCTGATTTGGCAGGACTTTCGAAAAGAAAATTCATGGAATCGCTGGCTAATTTTGGTGTTTCGGTGTTTAATTATCCTGTCGAAGATTTAGCGCACGATATAGCTCATGCAAAAAATCATCATAGCTGA
- a CDS encoding DUF3368 domain-containing protein yields the protein MQKIIIADTSCLILLDKIKELNILKLLFGKVYITRNIAVEFNQPIPEWIKIQNPKNKSYQKLLLKYVDDGEASAIALAVEKADSLLILDDRKARKLATSLKLNYTGTIGVLIEAKQSGCIKSIKPILTKIKRTNFHLSEELEAEIIEKSGE from the coding sequence ATGCAAAAAATCATCATAGCTGATACAAGTTGTCTCATTCTGCTTGATAAAATAAAAGAGCTGAATATTCTTAAACTTCTTTTTGGAAAAGTTTACATCACTCGGAATATTGCAGTGGAGTTTAATCAGCCGATTCCTGAATGGATAAAAATTCAGAATCCAAAGAATAAAAGCTATCAAAAATTATTGCTTAAATACGTTGACGATGGCGAAGCAAGTGCAATAGCATTAGCAGTTGAAAAGGCAGATTCTCTCCTAATTCTTGATGATAGAAAGGCAAGAAAATTGGCAACTAGTTTAAAATTGAATTATACAGGAACAATTGGCGTACTCATTGAGGCAAAACAAAGTGGATGCATCAAGTCAATTAAGCCTATCCTAACCAAAATTAAACGCACAAATTTTCATTTAAGCGAAGAATTAGAAGCAGAAATAATTGAAAAATCAGGCGAATAA
- the rfaD gene encoding ADP-glyceromanno-heptose 6-epimerase, which produces MIVITGAAGFIGSCLVSKLNSEGINDLIVVDDFSILEKVPNLQGKHFKAKVERALFFEWFRENKSQVKFVFHLGARTDTTEFDVKIFDELNVNYSKEMCKACTDFGIPLVYASSAATYGLGELGYEDSHEVVEHLKPLNPYGDSKNDFDKWVLQQTQTPPFWAGLKFFNVYGPNEYHKARMASVIFHAFNQISEKGGMKLFRSHKPEYTDGGQLRDFVYVKDVVNVCVYLMQHQKNSGIYNLGTGIARTFLDLAKSTFSAMGKGVNIEYIDTPIDIRDKYQYFTEAKMEKLKAIGYTQDFYTLEEGVTDYVQNYLIGKKYY; this is translated from the coding sequence ATGATAGTCATAACAGGTGCAGCAGGTTTTATAGGAAGTTGCTTGGTGAGCAAACTAAACAGCGAAGGAATTAACGACCTCATTGTTGTGGATGATTTTTCCATACTTGAAAAAGTACCTAATCTGCAAGGGAAACACTTCAAAGCTAAAGTTGAGCGAGCTCTATTTTTTGAATGGTTTCGTGAAAATAAATCACAAGTGAAATTTGTTTTTCACTTGGGCGCAAGAACCGATACCACAGAGTTTGATGTAAAGATATTTGATGAGCTAAATGTGAATTACAGCAAAGAAATGTGTAAGGCTTGCACCGATTTTGGAATTCCTTTGGTGTATGCTTCCTCTGCCGCAACATACGGTTTGGGTGAATTGGGATATGAGGATAGCCATGAAGTGGTGGAACATTTAAAACCTTTAAATCCTTACGGAGATTCGAAGAATGATTTTGATAAATGGGTGCTCCAACAAACACAAACTCCCCCATTTTGGGCAGGACTCAAGTTCTTTAATGTTTACGGTCCTAATGAATACCATAAGGCAAGAATGGCATCCGTTATTTTTCATGCCTTTAATCAAATTAGCGAGAAAGGTGGCATGAAATTGTTTCGTTCGCACAAGCCTGAATATACAGATGGTGGGCAATTGCGCGATTTCGTGTATGTGAAAGATGTAGTGAATGTGTGTGTGTATTTAATGCAGCATCAAAAAAATTCCGGCATTTATAATTTAGGAACAGGCATCGCACGAACTTTTTTAGACCTTGCAAAAAGTACTTTTTCGGCAATGGGCAAGGGGGTGAATATTGAATATATTGATACTCCGATAGACATTCGCGACAAGTACCAATATTTTACGGAAGCTAAAATGGAGAAATTAAAAGCCATAGGATACACTCAAGATTTCTATACTTTAGAAGAGGGTGTAACAGACTACGTTCAGAATTATTTAATCGGAAAGAAGTATTATTAA
- a CDS encoding MerR family transcriptional regulator codes for MAYKETETTKLYYTMGEVSKMFDVNPSLIRFWEKEFDIIQPKKNKKGNRLFTTEDLENFRTIYSLVKQKGFTLQGAKATLKKESTIAVELDKELLLSKLKKIKSELLLIQEEL; via the coding sequence ATGGCTTACAAGGAAACAGAAACAACTAAATTATACTACACCATGGGTGAAGTGTCTAAAATGTTTGATGTAAATCCTTCGCTGATTCGTTTTTGGGAAAAAGAATTTGACATCATCCAACCAAAGAAAAACAAAAAAGGGAATCGCTTATTTACCACCGAAGACCTTGAAAATTTCAGAACTATTTATTCACTTGTCAAACAAAAAGGATTTACCCTTCAAGGCGCTAAGGCAACTCTAAAAAAGGAAAGTACTATTGCTGTTGAACTCGATAAGGAACTGCTTTTGAGTAAACTCAAAAAAATTAAATCAGAACTATTACTTATACAGGAAGAGTTGTAG
- a CDS encoding peptidoglycan DD-metalloendopeptidase family protein — protein MSKVKFYFNTKSLKYERVQLKVWDRLKRFLSYVASGLVFATVTIWIAYTYFDSPKEKQLKREIVQLRDQYDNLGERMSQMNAVLEDIQNRDDNIYRVIFEAEPIPDNIRKAGFGGVDRYKQLEGFNNSDLLIETTKKLDFLAKRMYIQSKSFDDVANLAKNKAVLLASIPAIQPIANKDLRRMASGYGFRTHPIYKTEHFHTGIDFSANIGTEIYATGDGVVERADDLAQGYGNHVVINHGYGYETLYGHMSKIIARVGQKVKRGDVIGLVGSSGMSTAPHLHYEVIKNQGKINPINFFFNDLSAAEYAQMLDLSSKSNQSFD, from the coding sequence ATGAGTAAGGTAAAGTTTTATTTTAATACCAAATCGTTAAAGTACGAGCGTGTGCAGCTTAAGGTATGGGATCGCCTCAAACGGTTTCTATCTTATGTTGCCTCAGGTTTAGTATTTGCTACAGTTACGATTTGGATTGCTTATACTTATTTTGATTCTCCTAAAGAAAAACAACTTAAGCGTGAGATTGTACAATTGCGCGACCAATACGACAATCTTGGTGAGCGCATGAGTCAGATGAATGCGGTATTGGAAGATATTCAAAACCGAGATGACAATATTTACCGTGTAATTTTTGAAGCAGAACCTATTCCCGACAATATTCGAAAAGCAGGATTTGGCGGGGTCGACCGTTACAAGCAATTGGAAGGATTCAACAATTCTGACTTGCTTATTGAAACCACAAAAAAGTTAGATTTTCTTGCTAAGCGGATGTATATTCAATCCAAGTCATTTGACGATGTCGCCAATTTGGCGAAAAACAAAGCTGTGCTATTGGCGTCAATACCTGCAATACAACCCATTGCAAATAAGGATCTCAGACGGATGGCTTCAGGATATGGTTTCCGCACCCATCCAATTTATAAAACCGAACATTTTCATACCGGAATTGATTTTAGTGCCAACATTGGTACCGAAATTTACGCAACAGGTGATGGTGTGGTTGAGCGTGCCGATGATCTTGCACAAGGTTATGGCAATCATGTGGTAATTAATCACGGGTATGGATACGAAACCTTATATGGCCACATGAGCAAGATTATTGCCCGCGTTGGTCAAAAAGTGAAACGAGGGGATGTAATTGGATTGGTGGGCAGCAGCGGAATGAGCACAGCTCCACACCTGCATTATGAGGTGATTAAAAATCAAGGTAAAATAAATCCGATTAACTTTTTCTTTAATGATTTAAGTGCTGCAGAATATGCTCAAATGCTTGATTTATCGAGCAAATCCAATCAGTCGTTTGACTGA